Genomic segment of Polycladomyces abyssicola:
ACGGGGGCCAAACAGGAACTGAATCAGCAATTATTGTTTCAGGCTGTCGCCTCTTATTCCGCGTTGGCGGCGGATGCTCGCGGGTTGCCGTTGCAATTGCATTTGGCGATGCGAACAGCGGTGGAACAGGGAGGGGTGGGCCATTTGTCCGTTCCGAAAGACATATGGAGCATGTCGATTTCCGATTCAGTTTTTCCTTTACCTCCGGCTAAATGGAAACCGGCTTTTTCCCCGCGGGATGTGACGAGGGCGGCCGAGTGGCTCAACCAATCCCGGCGACCCGTTTTGCTGGTCGGACGCGGAGGAGAAAGGGCAGGCCAACAAATCGCGGCGATGGCAAAACGGCTGGATGCACCGGTGATCGCCACCATGCCAGCACGACCGGTGATCCCCAACGATCATCCGTTGTTTGTGGGGGGCTTGGGACAGGCGGGCAGTGAACCATCCACGGTGTTGCTCAATGAAGCGGATGTCTGTCTCGTATTGGGAGCGACTTGGTGGCCAAAAACGGAAGTACCACGGAATATCCCCATCATCCAGGTCGATTCCGATCCCCGTGCCCTTGGACGGGTCGTACCCGTCACCGTGGGGATGACAGGCAAGGTGGAGGAGGTGGTGCCTGCCTTGTCCGGTCAGTTGCAACAGCGCGACCGTGCCGAGTGGCGTGCACGGGTGCATCAGCTGCGGGAGGAGTGGGAGCAGCGATTGGCCGATGAGGTGAGCCAAAACGGGGTGCCCATCGCCCCGCAGCGTGTGATTCACGCTTTGTCCCGTTGTGTGGCGGAGGACGCGGTGATGGCGGTGGATACGGGGGATCACACGTTGTGGTTCAACCGCATTTTTCAAAGTCGACGTCAGGAGATTCTGATCTCGGGTCGATGGCGGACGCTGGGATTTGCCCTGCCTGCGGCGATGTCCGCCAAGTTGGTTTATCCGGACCGACAGGTGATCGCGGTGGCGGGTGACGGCGGGGTAATGACGACCATCGCCGATTTGGTGACAGCGGCCCATTACGGGTTGGACATCACACTGGTAGTGATGAACAACGGATCGTATGCCATGGAGAAAAATCGGATGCAACTGGTCGGATTCAGCACCATGGGCAGTGAGACTGTCAATCCGGATTTCTCCTCTTTGGCAGAGGCATGCGGAGGAGAAGGGTTCGTTGTCGATCAACCGGCGGACCTGGAGCCGGTGTTGCAGCGGGCATTGGCTACATCAGTGCCCGCTGTCGTGGACGTGCGTTGTTCGGATGTGATGGTCCCTCATACGACATTTTAAAGGGAGGATGTGTCATGTGCGGACGTTTTACGCTGACCGCCGGGTTGGGCGAGATCATGCGACGGTTTTTGATCGCAGAAGCGGAACAGGTGGAACATGAGCCCCGCTACAACATCGCACCCACCCAGCGTGTCCCAGTGGTGGTCGGTTTGCCGGGGGGCGAGAGACGGTTGATGATGTTTCGGTGGGGTTTGATTCCGCATTGGGCACGCACGCCATCGATCGGGCAGCGGATGATCAATGCCAGAAGGGAAACCCTGCTGGAAAAACCGGCGTTTCGCTCCCTGGTGCCACGCCGCAGATGCATCATTCCCGCAGACGGGTACTATGAATGGAAAGTGTTATCGGACAAACGGAAACAACCGTACCGAATCGTACCAGGGGACGGTCGATTGGCGGGGTTGGCCGGGCTGTGGGACCGATGGGTGTCGCCGGAAGGGGAGACGGTCGATTCGTTCACCATCATTACAACAGAAGCGGTCGGTCCGGTAGCGTCCATCCACGACCGCATGCCGGTGATTTTGCGACCGGAGGCGGAGTCAGTGTGGCTGGATGCTGATTTGCGCGACTCTGTCGCCGCTGTGGAGATGCTGGTCCCGCATGCGGAGACATTGTCGTTTTACGCCGTCTCTACGCTGGTCAACTCGCCACGGAATGATGTGCCGCAATGTATTGAGCCGGTGGGGGATTCAGGAGAATAAACTTTGGCGAACAAATCCCCCGAATCTCATCGGGGGATTGCCGTCACGTCACTCTTCCCACACGCGCACTTCTTTCATCCGGTCACCGGGCTTCATGTTTTTGACCGTAT
This window contains:
- a CDS encoding thiamine pyrophosphate-binding protein is translated as MVQTVADHVVSQLAEWGVPRVYGVLGDANLALLDALSRQRKVQYIACRTETTAALMASAEAKLTGNLGVCTATSGPGAALLLAGLGDAALDQVPVLAITGQVPRESLGTGAKQELNQQLLFQAVASYSALAADARGLPLQLHLAMRTAVEQGGVGHLSVPKDIWSMSISDSVFPLPPAKWKPAFSPRDVTRAAEWLNQSRRPVLLVGRGGERAGQQIAAMAKRLDAPVIATMPARPVIPNDHPLFVGGLGQAGSEPSTVLLNEADVCLVLGATWWPKTEVPRNIPIIQVDSDPRALGRVVPVTVGMTGKVEEVVPALSGQLQQRDRAEWRARVHQLREEWEQRLADEVSQNGVPIAPQRVIHALSRCVAEDAVMAVDTGDHTLWFNRIFQSRRQEILISGRWRTLGFALPAAMSAKLVYPDRQVIAVAGDGGVMTTIADLVTAAHYGLDITLVVMNNGSYAMEKNRMQLVGFSTMGSETVNPDFSSLAEACGGEGFVVDQPADLEPVLQRALATSVPAVVDVRCSDVMVPHTTF
- a CDS encoding SOS response-associated peptidase translates to MCGRFTLTAGLGEIMRRFLIAEAEQVEHEPRYNIAPTQRVPVVVGLPGGERRLMMFRWGLIPHWARTPSIGQRMINARRETLLEKPAFRSLVPRRRCIIPADGYYEWKVLSDKRKQPYRIVPGDGRLAGLAGLWDRWVSPEGETVDSFTIITTEAVGPVASIHDRMPVILRPEAESVWLDADLRDSVAAVEMLVPHAETLSFYAVSTLVNSPRNDVPQCIEPVGDSGE